The DNA segment ATGCTGTTCTGGACGCCGCGCTAGGAGTCTGGGCGGCAGAAGGGGTGAGCGGTCTGGTATAAGGGGAGATGGCCGCGAACTATCTCCCCTACGAACCCCGGCAAATGCTGTTGATGCCGGAGGCGTTCCAAGAGTGGCTGCCCGAAGGGCACCTGGCGCACTTCATGAGTGACACCGTGGATGCCCTGGAATTGAGGGCGTTCCATGCGCGCTACGACAAGGATGGGCCGCGCAATCAGCCGTTCCATCCGGCGATGATGGTCAAGGTGCTGCTGTACGGCTACGCCACGGGCGTGTTCAGTTCGCGCAAAATCGCCCGGAAGCTGCATGAGGACGTGGCGTTTCGCGTGCTGGCGGCGGGCAACT comes from the Candidatus Hydrogenedentota bacterium genome and includes:
- a CDS encoding transposase, yielding MAANYLPYEPRQMLLMPEAFQEWLPEGHLAHFMSDTVDALELRAFHARYDKDGPRNQPFHPAMMVKVLLYGYATGVFSSRKIARKLHEDVAFRVLAAGNFPAHRTIRDFRALHLKELSELFVQVVRLAREMGLVKLGTIAVDGTKVKANASRHKAMSYERMVAAERELKAQIDALLERARRADEV